From Lepus europaeus isolate LE1 chromosome 3, mLepTim1.pri, whole genome shotgun sequence, a single genomic window includes:
- the SRSF12 gene encoding serine/arginine-rich splicing factor 12 isoform X1, with amino-acid sequence MSRYTRPPNTSLFVRNVADATRPEDLRREFGRYGPIVDVYIPLDFYTRRPRGFAYVQFEDVRDAEDALYNLNRKWVCGRQIEIQFAQGDRKTPGQMKSKERHPCSPSEHRRSRSPSQRRTRSRSSSWGRDRRRSDSLKESRHRRFSYSQSKSRSKSLPRRSTSARQSRTPRRNSGSRGRSRSKSLQKRSKSIGKSQSSSPQKQTSSGTKSRSHGRHSDSIARSPCKSPKGYTNSETKAQTAKHSHCRSRSRSRSYRHKNSW; translated from the exons GCCTGAGGACTTGCGCCGTGAGTTTGGTCGATATGGCCCTATAGTAGACGTTTACATTCCACTTGACTTCTACACTCGCCGCCCAAGAGGATTTGCTTATGTTCAAT TTGAAGATGTTCGAGATGCTGAAGATGCCCTTTATAACCTCAATAGAAAGTGGGTATGTGGCCGTCAAATTGAAATACAGTTTGCACAAGGTGATCGCAAAA CACCAGGGCAGATGAAGTCAAAGGAGCGGCACCCTTGCTCTCCCAGTGAGCACCGCAGGTCCAGGAGCCCCAGCCAGAGGAGGACGCGCAGCAGGAGCTCTTCCTGGGGGAGGGACCGGAGACGGTCCGACAGCCTGAAAGA GTCGCGACACCGGCGGTTTTCTTACAGCCAGTCTAAGTCTCGTTCCAAATCACTACCAAGGCGGTCTACCTCAGCAAGGCAGTCAAGAACTCCAAGAAGGAATTCTGGTTCCAGAGGACGATCAAGGTCCAAGTCCTTACAAAAAAGGTCCAAGTCAATAGGAAAATCACAATCAAGTTCACCTCAAAAGCAAACTAGCTCAGGAACAAAATCAAGATCACATGGAAGACATTCTGACTCCATAGCAAGATCCCCATGTAAATCTCCCAAAGGGTACACCAATTCTGAAACTAAAGCACAAACCGCAAAGCATTCCCATTGCCGGTCACGTTCCAGATCTCGGAGTTACCGTCATAAAAACAGTTGGTGA
- the SRSF12 gene encoding serine/arginine-rich splicing factor 12 isoform X2 — protein sequence MKSKERHPCSPSEHRRSRSPSQRRTRSRSSSWGRDRRRSDSLKESRHRRFSYSQSKSRSKSLPRRSTSARQSRTPRRNSGSRGRSRSKSLQKRSKSIGKSQSSSPQKQTSSGTKSRSHGRHSDSIARSPCKSPKGYTNSETKAQTAKHSHCRSRSRSRSYRHKNSW from the exons ATGAAGTCAAAGGAGCGGCACCCTTGCTCTCCCAGTGAGCACCGCAGGTCCAGGAGCCCCAGCCAGAGGAGGACGCGCAGCAGGAGCTCTTCCTGGGGGAGGGACCGGAGACGGTCCGACAGCCTGAAAGA GTCGCGACACCGGCGGTTTTCTTACAGCCAGTCTAAGTCTCGTTCCAAATCACTACCAAGGCGGTCTACCTCAGCAAGGCAGTCAAGAACTCCAAGAAGGAATTCTGGTTCCAGAGGACGATCAAGGTCCAAGTCCTTACAAAAAAGGTCCAAGTCAATAGGAAAATCACAATCAAGTTCACCTCAAAAGCAAACTAGCTCAGGAACAAAATCAAGATCACATGGAAGACATTCTGACTCCATAGCAAGATCCCCATGTAAATCTCCCAAAGGGTACACCAATTCTGAAACTAAAGCACAAACCGCAAAGCATTCCCATTGCCGGTCACGTTCCAGATCTCGGAGTTACCGTCATAAAAACAGTTGGTGA